The Ranitomeya imitator isolate aRanImi1 chromosome 8, aRanImi1.pri, whole genome shotgun sequence genome window below encodes:
- the LOC138648139 gene encoding DNA ligase 1-like, with product MRQAESKAAETSEHRECHLQEKWMRQADSKEADISEHRERCLQEKQRRQAESKEAETSEHRECHLQEKWMRQADSREADISEHRERCLQEKQRRQDESKEAETSEHWECHLQEKWMRQADSREAVTSEHRECCLQGKQRRKEDLREAETSEHRERCLQEKLMRQAESKEAETSEHWECHLQEIWMRQADSREVETSEHRERSLQEKQRRQAESKAAETSEHWECHLQEKWMRQAESKAAETSEHRECHLQEKWMRQAESKAAETSEHRECHLQEKWMRQADSREAETSEHRERSLQEKQRRQAESKEAETSEHWEWHLQEKRMRQAESKEAETAEHREHCLQQKRMRQAESKEAETSEHRE from the coding sequence atgagacaggctgaatcaaagGCAGCTGAAACGTCTGAACACCGGGAATGTCATCTTCAGGAGAAATGGATGAGACAGGCTGATTCAAAGGAAGCTGACATATCTGAACACCGGGAACGTTGTCTTCAGGAAAAACAGAGGAGACAGGCTGAATCAAAGGAAGCTGAAACGTCTGAACACCGGGAATGCCATCTTCAGGAGAAATGGATGAGACAGGCTGATTCAAGGGAAGCTGACATATCTGAACACCGGGAACGTTGTCTTCAGGAAAAACAGAGGAGACAGGATGAATCAAAGGAAGCTGAAACGTCTGAACACTGGGAATGTCATCTTCAGGAGAAATGGATGAGACAGGCTGATTCAAGGGAAGCTGTAACATCTGAACACCGGGAATGTTGTCTTCAGGGAAAACAGAGGAGAAAGGAGGATTTAAGGGAAGCTGAAACATCTGAACACCGGGAACGTTGTCTTCAGGAAAAACtgatgagacaggctgaatcaaagGAAGCTGAAACGTCTGAACACTGGGAATGTCATCTTCAGGAGATATGGATGAGACAGGCTGATTCAAGGGAAGTTGAAACATCTGAACACCGGGAACGTAGTCTTCAGGAAAAACAGAGGAGACAGGCTGAATCAAAGGCAGCTGAAACGTCTGAACACTGGGAATGTCATCTTCAGGAGAAatggatgagacaggctgaatcaaagGCAGCTGAAACATCTGAACACCGGGAATGTCATCTTCAGGAGAAatggatgagacaggctgaatcaaagGCAGCTGAAACATCTGAACACCGGGAATGTCATCTTCAGGAGAAATGGATGAGACAGGCTGATTCAAGGGAAGCTGAAACATCTGAACACCGGGAACGTAGTCTTCAGGAAAAACAGAGGAGACAGGCTGAATCAAAGGAAGCTGAAACGTCTGAACACTGGGAATGGCATCTTCAGGAGAAacggatgagacaggctgaatcaaagGAAGCTGAAACAGCTGAACATCGGGAACATTGTCTTCAGCAAAAacggatgagacaggctgaatcaaagGAAGCTGAAACATCTGAACATCGGGAATGA